One window of the Anolis sagrei isolate rAnoSag1 chromosome 5, rAnoSag1.mat, whole genome shotgun sequence genome contains the following:
- the HPF1 gene encoding histone PARylation factor 1 gives MTSQGPAVRNPCGRKRQSNAEVTAGDKITKDCKKKPHVVVQQQCEKTKEGKKRQSKESGVPEHVRQEVESCYQLKMPEDFYDFWTFCENLDRDKPCDALKSSTGLQLVGPYDILAGKHKKTNASRDVNFNLHWRFFYDPPEFQTIIIGDSKVQYHMGYFRDVPDELPVWVGGNEAKKGPVISQLGDNVFAAVKLFLSKKLQELTDKNKRDILKDLEEKLTERAKELGYLLELKTMKMKQRDKKIVTKSFHGAGLVVPVDKNDVGYRELPETNASLKRICKAIVDAPNDDERRKSFAPIQEMLTFVQFANDECDYGMGYELGVDLFCYGSHYFHKIVGQLLPLAYNLLKRNLFAEIIEAHLANRKEDNVDQLTA, from the exons ATGACGTCTCAAGGACCAGCTGTTAGAAACCCTTGTGGACGCAAAAGGCAGAGTAATGCAGAGGTGACAGCAGGGGACAAAATAACCAAAGACTGCAAGAAGAAACCCCATGTGGTAGTGCAACAACAG TGTGAAAAGactaaggagggaaagaagagacaaTCCAAAGAATCTGGCGTCCCTGAACATGTCCGCCAAGAAGTGGAAAGCTGCTATCAACTCAAGATGCCTGAAGATTTCTACGATTTTTGGACATTTTGTGAGAATCTGGATCGTGACAAACCATGTG ATGCACTTAAATCAAGCACTGGGCTCCAGTTAGTTGGACCATATGACATTCTTGCTGGAAAACACAAAAAGACTAATGCATCGAGAGATGTGAACTTCAATCTTCACTGGAGATTTTTTTATGATCCTCCTGAATTCCAGACAATCATTATTGGAGACAGCAAAGTACAGTATCATATGGGATATTTCAG GGATGTGCCAGATGAACTGCCAGTGTGGGTTGGTGGGAATGAAGCCAAAAAAGGTCCAGTGATTTCTCAACTTGGTGACAATGTGTTTGCTGCTGTAAA ATTATTTTTGTCGAAAAAACTTCAGGAGCTGACGGATAAAAATAAAAGGGATATTTTGAAGGATTTGGAAGAAAAACTAACTGAAAGAGCCAAAGAATTGGGCTATTTGCTGGAGCtaaaaaccatgaagatgaaacAGAGAGATAAGAAA ATTGTAACAAAGTCATTCCATGGAGCTGGTCTGGTTGTACCCGTGGATAAGAATGATGTGGGATATAGAGAACTTCCTGAAACTAATG CTAGTCTCAAAAGAATCTGTAAAGCCATTGTTGATGCTCCTAATGATGACGAGAGACGGAAATCTTTTGCCCCTATTCAAGAAATGCTAACGTTTGTTCAGTTTGCCAACGATGAATGTGACTATGGTATGGGATATGAGCTGGGCGTAGACCTCTTCTGCTATGGGTCACAT tattttcatAAGATCGTTGGCCAGTTGCTGCCTCTTGCTTACAACTTGCTGAAGAGAAATCTGTTTGCAGAGATCATTGAAGCTCATTTAGCTAACAGAAAAGAAGATAACGTTGACCAACTGACAGCATGA